AGTCTAGTGAACCTTATTATGAAAGAGTGCGTGCTATGTTAGATGACGAAGGCATGCGCTTTATTACTGTGCGTGAGTCACGCCAAGAGCAACCTAACTTTTTTGTCCGAGACTTACAATTTGATACATTGGAGCAGCTAACCAAGTTTGTGCATCCCTATCCTGCATTTAAAGGCGTAGTAAAAGAGCAAATCAAGTACAAACGTGATGATGGCGTTGAGTTATCGGGTAATCTTTATCTTCCTACAGATTATGACCCATCAAAAGGCCGCATACCTGTGTTGATGTGGGCTTACCCACTCGAGTTTAAAGACAAAGCCGTTGCCTCGCAGGTGCGTGAGTCGCCTTATCAATTCCCATACATTGGTTATTGGGGACCAATGCCGTATTTAGCAAAAGGTATTGCTGTTTTTGATGATCCGACGATGCCGATTGTTGGTGCTGGTGACACGCAACCAAATGATACCTTTAGGCAGCAACTGGTTGCGAGTGCAAAGGCTGCTGTTGATACCTTGGTAGAAAAAGGTATCGCAGATCCCAAGCGCATAGCGATTGCAGGGCATTCTTATGGAGCATTTATGGTGGCTAACTTACTCGCCCACAGTGATTTGTTTGCCACAGGCATCGCGCGAAGTGGGGCCTATAATCGCACATTGACTCCATTTGGTTTTCAGGGGGAGCCGCGTAACTTCTGGGAAGCACAAGATGTCTATGCCAATATGTCGCCTTTCTTTCATGCGGAAAAAATCAACGAACCTATATTGATGATCCATGGAGAGGAAGATCCAAACTCAGGCACTTTCCCTATGCAGTCTAAACGTATGTTTGCTGCAATGAATGGCTTAGGTGGCAATGCAAGGTTAGTCATGTTGCCAGAAGAAGGCCATGGCTATAAAGCGCGAGAAAGTATTTTACATGTACTTTGGGAGCAAGAGCAGTGGCTTGACAAATACCTGTTCCCCGAGGAGGAGGAAGCTGTGCCTGAAGACGTATCAACAGATGAAATGATACCGGCAACAACTGAAGCGACAGTTAACTAGCAATAAATCGATACGATAGGGGGAAGTAGTAGATCTACTCCTTCTATTTAACCTATTCAATTAGACGAAGCTTAAGTTATCTACTCTTTACTGGACACCGAACTGCCGACTGAAGCGGTAATTACCATAAAAATGGCAAGCCATTGCCAAACAGTTAATAACTCTCCAAGAATTAAAAAGCCAGCCAACGCTGCAACCGCAGGTTCAACGCTCATTAAAATGCTAAATCCTTGTGCGGGCATTTTTCGAAGCGCTACCATTTCTAGGCTATAAGGCAGGGCGCTGGATAATAAACCAATCGCGATACCTAATGGGATCAGTGACCAATCAAGTAGGGCTGCACCTTGAGACACCACGCCAAACGGCACGATAGCAAGGGCTGCAACCGACATGCCAATTGCCACAGTCACCCCGCCGGAGCTTTCATTGCCTGAGCGCTTACCGTAGAGAATATATCCAGCCCAACAAGCGCCAGCAACCAAGGCCAAAGCAACACCGACTGGGTCTAAACCATTGACATCGCCAAGATCTGGTAACAATAGCAAGATCCCCAAAATAGCAAATGCAACCCACAAATAATCTCGTTTCCGTTTAGATGAAAACAGTGCTACGGCGAGCGGCCCGGTAAACTCTAATGCCACACCAATGCCAATAGGGATACGCTCAATGGCATAGTAAAAGGTGATATTCATGCCGCCCAAGCATAGGCCATAAACGATGAGTGGTCGCCAGTTTGTCGGTATATGACGCCAAGGTTTGAACACCAAGCATAAAATAAGAGCTGAAAATCCAAGGCGATATGCTGTGGTACCCTCAGGCCCAACAAACGGAAATAACTG
This sequence is a window from Pseudoalteromonas piscicida. Protein-coding genes within it:
- a CDS encoding EamA family transporter, whose product is MPLLSRDFVIAILCLLCAMVTIQSGASIAKQLFPFVGPEGTTAYRLGFSALILCLVFKPWRHIPTNWRPLIVYGLCLGGMNITFYYAIERIPIGIGVALEFTGPLAVALFSSKRKRDYLWVAFAILGILLLLPDLGDVNGLDPVGVALALVAGACWAGYILYGKRSGNESSGGVTVAIGMSVAALAIVPFGVVSQGAALLDWSLIPLGIAIGLLSSALPYSLEMVALRKMPAQGFSILMSVEPAVAALAGFLILGELLTVWQWLAIFMVITASVGSSVSSKE